One Rhodococcus sp. P1Y DNA window includes the following coding sequences:
- a CDS encoding DUF2752 domain-containing protein — MTTTAAARLGAPAAVAAGVVAAGALLFVRDPRTSTYLPCPLHAMTGLWCPGCGATRAFGDLVRGDVASALSSNALAVVLLCVGAIVWAIWARARLRGRTFRKPASGVVVVGIVIVLVFTVFRNLPVGSWLAPS, encoded by the coding sequence ATGACGACGACCGCGGCGGCCCGCCTGGGTGCGCCGGCGGCAGTCGCCGCTGGCGTTGTTGCGGCAGGGGCGCTGCTCTTCGTCCGAGACCCCCGCACGTCGACGTACCTACCGTGCCCGCTGCATGCGATGACCGGTCTGTGGTGCCCCGGATGCGGCGCGACGAGAGCATTCGGTGACCTCGTTCGCGGCGATGTCGCGTCGGCGCTGTCTTCCAACGCGCTCGCGGTGGTCCTTCTGTGCGTCGGAGCGATCGTGTGGGCGATCTGGGCGCGCGCCCGGTTGCGTGGGCGAACGTTCCGGAAACCCGCGAGTGGGGTAGTCGTCGTCGGAATAGTGATCGTCCTCGTGTTCACCGTATTCAGAAACCTCCCTGTCGGAAGTTGGCTCGCGCCTAGTTGA
- a CDS encoding plastocyanin/azurin family copper-binding protein has product MRSSLVLFGAAALVLVSGCSSPAPEKAPAPEVPGQVIVADRSYTPSNITISAGETVTWVFADGGMAHDVVADDRAFRSPLMTANSFSHTFTEPGTYSYHCTPHPDMIGSVVVVP; this is encoded by the coding sequence GTGAGATCATCGTTGGTACTGTTCGGAGCCGCTGCGCTCGTGCTCGTCTCCGGTTGTTCGTCGCCCGCGCCGGAGAAAGCGCCCGCGCCCGAGGTGCCGGGGCAGGTGATCGTTGCCGACCGCTCGTACACACCGTCGAACATCACCATCTCGGCGGGCGAGACGGTGACGTGGGTGTTCGCCGATGGCGGCATGGCCCACGACGTCGTCGCCGACGATCGGGCGTTCCGCAGCCCGCTCATGACGGCGAACAGCTTCTCCCACACGTTCACCGAGCCCGGCACCTACAGCTACCACTGCACCCCGCACCCCGACATGATCGGCAGTGTGGTCGTCGTGCCGTGA
- a CDS encoding ester cyclase produces the protein MTDAHAVIEQHIEAFNNRTPDKEPWASDAELVAPGGTFTGRDGVLAFLSVFQQAFSDGKLIVNTSVTDGANASVEGVFEGLHDGPLESPSGPVEATGKRISFRWSATYVVNGSELLSEHLYFDQLDFLTQLGVLSG, from the coding sequence ATGACCGACGCGCACGCTGTGATCGAACAGCACATCGAGGCTTTCAACAACCGCACACCCGACAAAGAACCCTGGGCATCCGACGCCGAACTGGTCGCTCCCGGTGGCACTTTCACCGGCCGCGACGGTGTGCTGGCGTTCCTGTCGGTCTTTCAGCAGGCGTTCTCGGACGGAAAGCTCATCGTGAACACGTCGGTGACCGACGGTGCGAACGCTTCCGTGGAGGGTGTCTTCGAAGGACTCCACGACGGGCCGCTAGAAAGTCCGTCCGGACCCGTCGAGGCAACGGGGAAGCGCATTTCCTTCCGCTGGAGTGCCACGTACGTCGTCAATGGGTCCGAACTCCTCTCCGAGCATCTCTACTTCGATCAGCTCGACTTCCTCACTCAGCTCGGGGTGCTTTCCGGGTAG
- a CDS encoding MFS transporter: MTLTRTTETRTGTWMLVAAGLFAVAWGGNEFTPLLVMYRLEHGFSAFTVDTFLFAYVIGIVPALLICGPLSDRIGRRPVMLPATAVAAAGSILIAFGADTAGILFGGRVLSGIALGIGMAVGGSWIKELSALDPTAAPGAGARRQAMSLTAGFALGAGVAGILAQWAPWPTHLAYAVHVGICVIAGIGMISVPETRPAVPKAHRARLIDDLKIPAATHRRFLVIVVPLAPWVFGAASVAYAVLPSLMADRSGGHPIALSALMSVLALGAGFAIQAVGRKIDTPNAARGALVALTILVFGMLLAAWAASALTIAAALIAAAVLGCGYGMALVSGLQEVQRIAGPNDLAGLTAVFYSLTYLGFAVPAILSALTERWPGVLTYPTIFVFGAIMAGVCWVFVRTRSTSHLPAAPMDAEGSKLT, from the coding sequence ATGACATTAACTCGGACGACCGAGACGAGGACGGGGACGTGGATGCTCGTCGCCGCCGGGCTCTTCGCGGTGGCGTGGGGTGGCAACGAGTTCACCCCACTGTTGGTCATGTATCGCCTGGAGCACGGGTTCTCGGCCTTCACCGTCGACACGTTTCTGTTTGCCTATGTCATCGGAATCGTTCCGGCACTGTTGATCTGCGGTCCGCTGTCCGATCGCATCGGTCGCAGGCCTGTCATGTTGCCCGCGACAGCCGTGGCCGCGGCCGGTTCGATTCTCATCGCATTCGGCGCCGACACCGCCGGGATCCTCTTCGGCGGACGAGTTCTCAGTGGAATCGCGCTCGGCATCGGCATGGCGGTCGGCGGAAGCTGGATCAAGGAATTGTCGGCCCTGGATCCCACCGCAGCTCCCGGTGCTGGAGCCCGACGCCAGGCCATGAGTCTCACCGCCGGCTTCGCGCTCGGAGCAGGGGTCGCAGGGATTCTCGCTCAATGGGCGCCGTGGCCGACGCATCTCGCGTACGCCGTGCATGTCGGCATCTGCGTCATCGCGGGAATCGGAATGATCTCGGTGCCCGAGACACGCCCCGCCGTCCCGAAAGCGCACCGTGCACGGCTGATCGACGACCTGAAGATCCCGGCTGCGACGCACCGGCGGTTCCTGGTGATTGTCGTTCCGCTCGCACCATGGGTGTTCGGCGCGGCGAGCGTCGCCTACGCAGTGCTGCCCTCGCTCATGGCCGACCGAAGTGGCGGACATCCGATTGCGTTGTCCGCGTTGATGTCCGTCCTCGCTCTCGGTGCCGGGTTCGCGATTCAGGCCGTCGGCCGGAAGATCGACACTCCGAACGCGGCGCGAGGTGCACTGGTGGCCCTGACGATCCTCGTTTTCGGAATGCTGCTGGCGGCGTGGGCGGCGTCCGCATTGACCATCGCCGCAGCATTGATCGCCGCGGCCGTTCTCGGGTGTGGTTACGGCATGGCCTTGGTGTCCGGACTTCAAGAAGTTCAGCGCATCGCGGGACCGAACGATCTCGCAGGCCTCACCGCAGTCTTCTACTCGCTCACCTACCTAGGTTTCGCAGTGCCTGCCATTCTGTCCGCGCTGACCGAAAGGTGGCCCGGGGTCCTCACCTACCCGACGATCTTCGTGTTCGGAGCGATCATGGCTGGAGTGTGCTGGGTGTTCGTTCGCACTCGTTCTACGTCTCATCTTCCTGCTGCTCCTATGGACGCGGAAGGGTCTAAGCTCACCTGA
- a CDS encoding M1 family metallopeptidase, whose product MKFAGSKLVTPTFDLDANDAPIDDYLPQNGNRGYRVSRYELDLEYKVESNRLAGKAKITAVTTATTSKFAFDLGPALTVSKVTVNGSRSVKFSQHRGKLKITPAKQIASGAALVVVIQYAGTPKPINGFWGEVGWDELTEGSIVASQPNGAASWFPCDDHPVSKASYGITITTDSPYYAVANGTLVRKQTRASRTTWVYEQPEPMATYLATIQIGPYSQHTTSPGPVLMKAVLPHRLRANFDHDFGRQTEMMSTFERLYGPYPFAAYTVVITDDDLEIPIEAQGLSIFGANHCSGTRYFERLVAHELAHQWFGNSLTLGKWKDIWLHEGFACYSEWIWAETSDGTSARDKARRVHTMQRGLPRDLILGDPGPAKMFDDRVYKRGALTLHALRTTIGDEQFFGLIQEWTSKYRYSTVCTADFIDLATRFGCPRSLWEAWLESPQLPALP is encoded by the coding sequence ATGAAATTCGCTGGTTCCAAGCTGGTGACACCGACGTTCGACCTCGACGCGAACGACGCCCCGATCGACGACTACCTGCCGCAGAACGGCAACCGCGGCTACCGCGTGTCCCGATACGAACTGGATCTCGAGTACAAGGTCGAGAGCAACCGGCTCGCGGGCAAAGCGAAGATCACGGCCGTGACGACAGCGACCACGTCCAAGTTCGCGTTCGATCTCGGTCCTGCATTGACGGTCTCCAAGGTGACCGTGAACGGTTCGCGATCGGTGAAGTTCAGCCAACATCGGGGCAAGCTCAAGATCACGCCGGCCAAGCAGATCGCGTCCGGAGCCGCATTGGTCGTCGTGATCCAGTACGCCGGAACTCCCAAGCCCATCAACGGTTTCTGGGGTGAGGTCGGTTGGGACGAGCTGACCGAAGGATCCATCGTCGCGAGCCAGCCCAACGGCGCGGCGTCGTGGTTCCCGTGCGACGACCACCCGGTGTCGAAAGCCAGTTACGGCATCACCATCACCACCGATTCGCCGTACTACGCGGTGGCCAACGGCACCCTGGTACGCAAGCAGACTCGGGCCAGCCGTACCACCTGGGTGTACGAGCAGCCCGAGCCGATGGCAACGTACCTCGCGACCATCCAGATCGGCCCGTACAGCCAACACACCACCTCGCCCGGCCCGGTGCTGATGAAGGCTGTTCTCCCACATCGACTTCGGGCGAACTTCGACCACGACTTCGGTCGTCAGACCGAGATGATGAGCACGTTCGAGCGACTGTACGGGCCCTATCCGTTCGCCGCCTACACCGTGGTGATCACCGACGACGATCTCGAAATCCCCATCGAGGCACAGGGTCTGTCGATCTTCGGCGCGAACCACTGCTCGGGCACTCGCTACTTCGAGCGCCTCGTCGCCCACGAGCTCGCGCACCAGTGGTTCGGCAACAGCCTCACGCTGGGCAAGTGGAAAGACATCTGGCTACACGAAGGCTTCGCGTGTTACTCGGAGTGGATCTGGGCCGAGACTTCCGACGGAACCTCCGCGCGCGACAAAGCCCGACGCGTCCACACCATGCAGCGAGGACTTCCCCGCGATCTTATCCTTGGCGATCCCGGGCCCGCCAAGATGTTCGACGACCGCGTGTACAAGCGCGGGGCATTGACCCTGCATGCCCTGCGAACCACAATCGGTGACGAACAATTCTTCGGACTGATCCAGGAATGGACGTCGAAGTACCGCTACTCCACCGTCTGCACCGCCGACTTCATCGACCTGGCAACACGTTTCGGCTGCCCTCGTAGCCTGTGGGAAGCGTGGCTCGAATCACCTCAGTTGCCAGCGCTGCCCTGA
- a CDS encoding TetR/AcrR family transcriptional regulator, producing the protein MTTRRYESQQRAASAAETRARILDAGQALFVENGYSPTTMQHIADSAGVSVQSVHLAGSKASLMTAILHRAFTGDEDFISLLERPEFAAIMHDDDTDRALGRYVEFVVTANARIADLHHAATLAADSDRSIGAELERTELRRLDDIHTGSGWFVHRGLIRGEDVSEFADVMSYLTSPQTYRYFTVERGWSVERFTRWLRSSIAQSFT; encoded by the coding sequence GTGACCACACGCCGCTATGAGTCGCAGCAACGAGCGGCGAGCGCGGCGGAGACCAGAGCGAGGATCCTCGATGCCGGGCAGGCGTTGTTCGTCGAGAACGGGTACTCCCCGACAACGATGCAACACATTGCGGACAGTGCGGGCGTATCCGTTCAGTCGGTACACCTCGCCGGTAGCAAAGCATCGCTGATGACGGCAATCCTGCACCGCGCGTTCACCGGAGACGAGGACTTCATCTCACTCCTCGAACGCCCGGAATTTGCGGCCATCATGCACGACGACGACACCGATCGAGCACTGGGCCGCTACGTCGAATTCGTCGTGACGGCCAATGCGCGCATTGCAGACCTACACCATGCAGCCACACTCGCTGCCGACTCCGACCGATCGATCGGCGCCGAGCTCGAGCGCACCGAACTGCGCCGGTTGGACGACATACACACCGGCAGTGGCTGGTTCGTCCACCGTGGATTGATACGCGGCGAGGACGTAAGCGAGTTCGCCGATGTCATGAGTTACCTGACGAGCCCGCAGACCTACCGCTACTTCACCGTCGAACGCGGCTGGAGCGTGGAGCGTTTCACCCGCTGGCTGCGCTCGTCGATCGCACAGTCGTTCACCTGA
- a CDS encoding Dyp-type peroxidase, with protein MAETPPRAGLSRRRLLRQGAVALGGGGVAALGAAGVAYGYSSKTTESEFGGEVVPFHGKHQAGIATPPQAHGTFVAFDLRDGVTRDQLVSVLKIWTTDAARLTQGAPALADTEPELASVPASLTVTVGLGPRAFVVAGAPSPVAPLPSFGVDRLESRWSDGDLILQICADDPVPVAHALRVLAKNVRSVASIRWVQRGFRSSRGAQQSGTTMRNLMGQVDGTVNPSPATEFDALVWNADGGTSMIVRRIAVELDTWDELDRGGREFAVGRKLDSGAPLTGELEHDDADFDATDSFGIPVISPASHIARARHTHDGERFFRRAYNYDDQPESGSTSNSGLIFAAFQRDIDNQFVPVQKRLDEHDALNEWTTPIGSAVFAIPAGVSEGGFLGEELI; from the coding sequence GTGGCTGAGACACCACCACGCGCGGGTCTCAGTCGGCGACGTCTCCTCCGTCAGGGCGCAGTGGCGCTCGGCGGGGGAGGTGTCGCTGCCCTCGGCGCCGCGGGCGTGGCCTACGGATACTCTTCGAAGACAACCGAATCCGAGTTCGGAGGCGAGGTCGTCCCGTTCCACGGAAAACATCAGGCCGGAATCGCGACACCACCGCAAGCGCACGGCACGTTCGTCGCATTCGATCTACGCGACGGTGTCACGCGGGACCAACTCGTGTCCGTCCTGAAGATCTGGACGACGGACGCGGCACGGCTCACGCAGGGTGCGCCCGCCTTGGCCGATACCGAGCCCGAACTCGCTTCTGTCCCGGCATCACTCACCGTCACGGTGGGGCTGGGACCCCGTGCATTCGTTGTTGCCGGGGCGCCCTCCCCGGTAGCCCCGCTACCGTCCTTCGGCGTCGATCGGCTCGAAAGTCGCTGGAGCGATGGGGATCTGATCCTGCAAATCTGCGCCGACGATCCGGTGCCTGTCGCTCATGCACTGCGAGTGCTCGCGAAGAACGTTCGATCCGTCGCATCGATTCGGTGGGTTCAACGGGGGTTCCGCTCGTCGCGTGGTGCACAGCAGTCCGGCACCACGATGCGGAATCTCATGGGGCAGGTGGATGGAACCGTCAACCCAAGTCCTGCAACGGAGTTCGATGCACTCGTGTGGAATGCCGATGGCGGTACGTCCATGATCGTTCGCAGGATAGCCGTCGAACTCGACACCTGGGACGAACTGGACCGAGGAGGAAGAGAATTTGCCGTAGGTCGGAAGTTGGACTCCGGAGCACCGCTGACCGGTGAGCTCGAACACGACGACGCCGACTTCGATGCCACCGACTCGTTCGGGATTCCGGTCATCTCGCCGGCGTCGCACATCGCACGTGCTCGTCACACGCACGACGGTGAGCGGTTCTTCCGGCGCGCCTACAACTACGACGATCAGCCGGAATCCGGCTCGACCAGCAATTCGGGTCTGATTTTCGCGGCGTTCCAGCGGGACATCGACAACCAGTTCGTGCCCGTGCAGAAGAGACTCGACGAGCACGACGCGCTCAACGAATGGACGACGCCGATCGGGTCGGCGGTCTTCGCAATTCCCGCGGGGGTCAGCGAGGGCGGATTTCTGGGGGAGGAGCTGATCTAG
- a CDS encoding PepSY-associated TM helix domain-containing protein → MSTTGTVVSETEPTGSDSSPPAPSLVMRLHFYAGILIAPFILIAALTGGLYAFAPTIEDAVYSDLLHTDSVGPTASIAEQVDAATRAVPNLTVNAVRPSIAQGDTTRVMFTDPSLGASERRAVFVDPVTAQSVGESVVYGSSNALPLRTWISGFHRHLHLGEPGRIYSELAASWLWIVALGGVVLWVRRWRRGGRLLTVDRSVTGRARTRNWHGGVGIWIAVGLVFLSATGLTWSKYAGENITDLRSQLSWTTPAVSKSISGDAAPMSGDHAGHGMSSMAPTDDDVVGANIGRLDSVLGTARAQGIDGKVEVTIPAEKDTAFVVAQTRQPWVLSTSSIAIDGSTNAVVDTNWFSDWPVAAKLAAWGIALHMGILFGLANQIVLALLAVALVTVIVRGYRMWWQRRPKAAAPHRGALRRQSPVALAAVVLTAVVLGWFVPLLGISLLAFLLVDAALGLRHRTTTSETV, encoded by the coding sequence ATGTCCACTACTGGCACAGTTGTGTCCGAAACCGAGCCGACCGGCTCGGATTCATCCCCTCCCGCGCCGTCTCTGGTGATGAGGCTGCATTTCTACGCGGGAATTCTCATCGCGCCGTTCATCCTCATCGCCGCGCTCACCGGCGGCCTGTACGCCTTTGCGCCGACCATCGAGGACGCCGTCTATTCCGATCTGCTGCACACGGATTCGGTCGGGCCGACAGCATCGATCGCCGAACAGGTCGACGCCGCCACTCGAGCAGTTCCGAATCTGACCGTCAACGCCGTCCGTCCCTCCATCGCCCAGGGCGATACCACCCGGGTGATGTTCACTGACCCGTCACTGGGTGCATCCGAGCGACGGGCAGTGTTCGTCGACCCGGTCACTGCGCAATCCGTCGGCGAATCAGTCGTCTACGGCAGCAGCAACGCTCTGCCGTTGCGCACCTGGATCAGCGGCTTCCATCGTCATCTTCACCTCGGCGAGCCAGGCCGAATCTACAGCGAACTCGCTGCCTCCTGGCTGTGGATCGTCGCGCTCGGGGGCGTGGTCCTGTGGGTTCGACGCTGGCGCCGTGGCGGCCGGTTGTTGACGGTCGACCGATCGGTGACGGGCCGCGCTCGTACGCGCAACTGGCACGGCGGCGTCGGCATCTGGATTGCAGTCGGCCTCGTTTTTCTGTCGGCGACTGGACTGACCTGGTCGAAGTACGCGGGCGAGAACATCACCGATCTGCGCTCCCAGTTGAGTTGGACGACGCCCGCGGTGAGTAAGTCGATCTCCGGGGATGCTGCGCCGATGTCCGGTGACCACGCGGGTCACGGCATGTCCTCGATGGCCCCCACAGACGACGATGTCGTCGGTGCCAACATCGGGCGCCTCGATTCGGTGCTCGGAACTGCCCGCGCTCAGGGCATCGACGGCAAGGTCGAGGTCACGATTCCGGCAGAGAAGGACACAGCATTCGTGGTCGCTCAGACCCGGCAGCCGTGGGTCCTGTCGACCAGTTCGATCGCAATAGACGGCAGCACCAACGCAGTGGTCGACACCAACTGGTTCTCGGACTGGCCGGTCGCCGCCAAACTCGCCGCGTGGGGAATCGCGCTGCACATGGGCATTCTGTTCGGCCTGGCCAACCAGATCGTCCTTGCTCTGCTTGCCGTCGCGCTCGTGACGGTGATCGTGCGCGGGTATCGCATGTGGTGGCAACGCCGACCGAAAGCGGCGGCACCGCATCGTGGTGCACTTCGGCGTCAATCACCCGTGGCCCTGGCAGCTGTCGTGCTGACTGCGGTCGTTCTCGGGTGGTTCGTCCCGCTCCTCGGCATCAGCCTTCTCGCCTTCCTTCTCGTCGATGCGGCCCTCGGCTTGCGGCATCGCACAACCACTTCGGAGACAGTATGA
- a CDS encoding GntR family transcriptional regulator, with protein MSKSYSASEQAYATVKELIVTGELPGGELVSEGDIAGRMSISRTPVREAFLRLQVEGWMRLYPKRGALVVAIAPGEAEHVVSARWLVETGSVRTVVADERATRELVVQLRENLEGQRSIAATGTRAEFSAADADFHRLIVRAGGNPLLDAFYDGLRERQRRMTTHSLARDPDQLARIVDEHSVLADLIEQADVDGFAHAVDTHMRRTHGLNGGAR; from the coding sequence GTGTCCAAGTCGTATTCAGCATCCGAGCAGGCCTACGCGACAGTCAAAGAACTGATCGTCACCGGTGAACTGCCAGGTGGCGAGCTGGTCAGCGAAGGTGACATCGCCGGCCGCATGAGCATCAGCCGCACCCCCGTCCGCGAGGCATTTCTGCGCTTGCAGGTCGAAGGCTGGATGCGGCTGTACCCCAAACGCGGCGCACTCGTCGTCGCGATCGCCCCTGGGGAGGCCGAGCATGTCGTGTCCGCACGGTGGCTCGTCGAAACCGGCAGCGTACGAACCGTCGTCGCCGACGAACGGGCCACACGGGAACTCGTCGTGCAGCTACGCGAGAACCTGGAGGGTCAGCGCAGCATTGCAGCGACCGGGACCCGTGCCGAATTCAGCGCCGCCGACGCAGACTTCCACCGCCTGATCGTCCGCGCAGGCGGCAACCCGCTGCTCGACGCCTTCTACGACGGTCTTCGAGAGCGTCAGCGGCGGATGACGACCCATTCGCTCGCACGGGATCCGGACCAGCTTGCACGCATCGTCGACGAGCATTCCGTCCTCGCGGATCTGATCGAGCAGGCCGATGTGGACGGGTTCGCCCACGCCGTCGACACCCACATGCGGCGCACACACGGACTGAACGGAGGCGCGAGATGA
- a CDS encoding copper chaperone PCu(A)C — protein sequence MKILGTAILALAILAGCSTEEPRTEADSVTVREAWIKSVDSGMTSAFAEIQNTGEEQIRVVAASTPASSMMELHEIVASSDGAMVMKPKEGGFAVGGDETKILQAGGDHLMLMDVTTPLSPGTDTDITLTFEDGSSSTFTAQVREFVGAQENYGG from the coding sequence ATGAAGATTCTCGGAACAGCGATTCTCGCACTCGCTATCCTCGCTGGATGTAGCACGGAAGAGCCACGCACCGAGGCTGATTCGGTGACCGTTCGCGAAGCGTGGATCAAGTCCGTCGACTCGGGCATGACCTCGGCGTTCGCCGAGATCCAGAACACCGGTGAGGAGCAGATCCGCGTCGTTGCAGCGTCGACCCCAGCGTCGTCGATGATGGAGTTGCACGAAATCGTCGCGAGCTCCGACGGTGCGATGGTGATGAAACCGAAGGAAGGTGGTTTCGCAGTCGGCGGCGACGAGACGAAAATACTGCAAGCCGGCGGTGATCACCTGATGCTGATGGACGTGACGACGCCCTTGTCCCCAGGGACCGACACCGACATCACGTTGACGTTCGAGGATGGTTCGTCGTCCACTTTCACCGCGCAGGTCCGCGAATTCGTGGGCGCGCAGGAAAACTACGGTGGCTGA
- a CDS encoding nucleotide disphospho-sugar-binding domain-containing protein — MPILEVGRQLVASGHEVTMVTGSGFADLVEHAGMSFVPLTGAADFDERDPQTFTPDIDRLSGLALSRHQVLGTFVQPIPDQARALATALQVAGHVDAVLVDATFAGVVPLLGHPAGSRPRVVGLGTLPLAQSSVDVPPYNSGIAMSAGPFARVRNRVANAVVQRMLFRSVQHTAVRLVGEVGGDLRLPVLDLSRMFDAFVQLCPEGFEYARRDLSDNVVFGGPILPADDAVQPPGWWDEVGSSGRPIIHVTQGTLDNHDFTQLVVPTLEAMKSLDVHVVVSTGGAPIDTITSPVPSNAVVAEHIDYRWLLPRTSVLVTNGGYGTVQQALAHGVPVVVAPGGEDKPEVAARVGYFRTGVDLGTRRPTPGQIRDAIQTATTDSVIRDNVRAFAVSARSYDPIAVVTEAAQLILGTPGEADTDEMERTS, encoded by the coding sequence ATGCCGATACTGGAAGTCGGCCGTCAGCTGGTTGCGTCTGGACACGAGGTGACCATGGTGACCGGGTCCGGATTCGCAGACCTCGTCGAGCACGCGGGAATGTCTTTCGTTCCGTTGACCGGTGCCGCTGACTTCGACGAACGCGATCCACAGACGTTCACACCGGATATCGACCGACTGTCGGGTCTGGCGTTGTCCCGGCACCAGGTGCTCGGTACCTTCGTGCAGCCCATACCCGACCAAGCTCGCGCACTGGCCACCGCGCTACAGGTCGCTGGGCACGTCGACGCCGTCCTCGTCGACGCCACCTTCGCAGGCGTCGTCCCGCTCCTGGGTCACCCCGCCGGTAGTCGTCCTCGTGTCGTCGGGTTGGGGACCCTGCCGCTCGCGCAAAGCAGCGTCGACGTTCCGCCGTACAACAGCGGGATTGCCATGAGCGCTGGACCTTTCGCCCGTGTGCGCAACCGTGTGGCCAACGCAGTGGTGCAGCGGATGCTGTTCAGGTCGGTGCAACACACGGCGGTTCGACTGGTCGGTGAGGTCGGCGGCGATCTCAGGCTCCCAGTGCTCGACTTGTCTCGGATGTTCGACGCCTTCGTTCAGCTGTGTCCCGAGGGGTTCGAATACGCCCGCCGAGACCTCTCCGACAATGTCGTCTTCGGCGGGCCGATCCTTCCGGCAGACGACGCTGTGCAGCCTCCGGGGTGGTGGGATGAGGTCGGGTCCTCTGGGCGTCCGATCATTCACGTCACGCAAGGCACACTGGACAACCACGACTTCACGCAATTGGTCGTACCCACGTTGGAAGCAATGAAATCGCTCGATGTCCACGTTGTCGTCTCGACCGGAGGCGCGCCCATCGACACGATCACCTCGCCTGTTCCCTCCAATGCCGTTGTTGCCGAACACATCGACTACCGGTGGTTGCTGCCTCGGACGTCGGTTCTGGTCACGAACGGCGGATACGGCACGGTGCAGCAAGCGCTCGCCCACGGTGTGCCCGTCGTGGTCGCCCCGGGCGGGGAGGACAAACCGGAGGTTGCAGCCCGAGTCGGCTACTTCCGGACTGGAGTCGATCTGGGCACTCGGCGGCCTACGCCGGGGCAGATACGGGATGCGATCCAGACCGCCACCACGGATTCGGTGATTCGGGACAACGTCCGAGCGTTCGCAGTCTCGGCGCGAAGCTACGACCCGATCGCCGTCGTCACCGAAGCCGCACAACTGATCCTCGGCACACCAGGCGAGGCCGACACCGACGAAATGGAGCGAACATCATGA
- a CDS encoding (2Fe-2S)-binding protein, whose product MSVYSEAADRVPGLAEYLDGPFDVEASNMLDTGWLRARVEDTGARWGCSDARVNGTLWWYSASSTLSFLAVATAMVTGEAADPALDGARCFLRPNGYLGGILSESTIAVPELPAALDQVFAGVIEALSEASGARVRALWAIASDSIANRCLDVGAALGDRLRGSSFAEELVADMTSPLPAPRFVDVGGRRFTRRCSCCLLYVTEGADKCTSCPRRTPSERLHGLEVAARY is encoded by the coding sequence ATGAGCGTCTACTCCGAAGCTGCCGATCGAGTGCCGGGACTGGCCGAGTACCTCGACGGCCCGTTCGATGTGGAGGCGTCGAACATGCTGGACACCGGTTGGTTGCGCGCCCGCGTCGAGGACACGGGCGCGCGTTGGGGTTGTTCCGATGCCCGCGTCAACGGGACGCTGTGGTGGTACTCGGCCAGCTCGACACTCTCGTTCCTCGCGGTTGCGACAGCGATGGTGACGGGTGAGGCTGCCGATCCAGCCCTCGACGGTGCCCGGTGCTTTCTCAGGCCCAACGGCTACCTCGGCGGGATTCTGTCCGAAAGCACCATCGCTGTTCCCGAGTTGCCTGCGGCTCTTGACCAGGTGTTTGCCGGCGTCATCGAGGCATTGTCCGAGGCGTCGGGTGCGCGGGTTCGAGCCCTGTGGGCGATCGCGTCCGACTCGATCGCCAATCGATGCCTCGACGTCGGCGCTGCCCTCGGCGACCGGCTGCGGGGAAGCTCGTTCGCCGAAGAACTCGTTGCCGACATGACATCACCGCTCCCCGCGCCTCGATTCGTCGACGTGGGTGGGCGACGCTTCACTCGCCGCTGCTCGTGCTGCCTGCTGTACGTCACGGAGGGCGCGGACAAGTGCACGAGCTGCCCTCGCCGGACGCCGTCGGAGCGCTTGCACGGCCTAGAGGTTGCAGCGAGGTACTAG